From a region of the Aeoliella mucimassa genome:
- the rplL gene encoding 50S ribosomal protein L7/L12, which produces MSDEAVAEYSETTKDLGEKIIGLTLKEAKELSDYLKDVHGIEPASGGGAVMMAAPAEGGPAAAEEKTEFDVVLEGFGDKKIGVIKEVRTATGLGLKEAKEMVEGCPSKVKEGISKEDAEKLKEALEAAGATVSIK; this is translated from the coding sequence ATGAGCGACGAAGCAGTTGCCGAATACTCCGAAACCACCAAGGACCTCGGAGAGAAGATTATTGGCCTGACCCTCAAAGAGGCGAAGGAACTTAGCGATTACCTGAAGGACGTTCATGGTATTGAGCCCGCTTCGGGTGGTGGTGCCGTGATGATGGCTGCTCCCGCCGAAGGCGGTCCTGCCGCTGCGGAAGAGAAGACCGAATTCGACGTCGTGCTCGAAGGCTTCGGCGACAAGAAGATCGGCGTCATCAAGGAAGTCCGCACCGCGACTGGCCTGGGTCTGAAGGAAGCCAAAGAAATGGTCGAAGGCTGCCCCAGCAAGGTCAAGGAAGGTATCTCGAAAGAAGATGCCGAGAAGCTCAAGGAAGCTTTGGAAGCAGCTGGCGCTACGGTCTCCATCAAGTAG